The following is a genomic window from Niabella soli DSM 19437.
CCGATCGAAAAGAAAGAAGTAAAACCTGCAGCAGATACCGACCAGCGCAGGGGCCCCGGTCATGGTGGTCCGCGCACGGATGGTCGTCATCCGGGTCAGGGCCAGTTTGGTGGTGGTCAGCATCACGGCAGGGGCAACTTCAGGGACCGGCATAAGCCGCACCGTGAAGAAAAGCAGATCGACGAAAAAGAGATCCAGGAAAAAATACGGGAAACGCAGGCCAAGTTGAGTGGCGGAAGCAGCAATAAGCAAAAAAGTATGCGGGCAAAAGCACGCAGGGATAAACGCAATGAAGCGGCAGAAGCAGCAGAGGAGGAAGGAATTGACAAAACATTACGAGTAACGGAATTCATCAGCGTAAGCGAACTGGCGAACCTGATGAACGTAAGCTTCGCTGATGTGATCAGTAAGTGTATGAGCCTGGGGATCATGGTATCCATTAACCAGCGCCTGGATGCGGAAGTGATCGAATTGGTAGCCAGCGAATTCGGTTTCGATGTTGCCTTTATTGATATGGAGCAGCAAATGGAAATGGAGGAGGATGAGGAAGAGGAAGATGATGAAAGCGAACTGGTGCCCAGAAGCCCGATCGTGACCATAATGGGGCACGTAGACCATGGTAAAACATCCTTGCTGGATTATATACGGAACGCCAATGTGGTTGCCGGTGAGGCCGGGGGGATTACCCAGCACATTGGAGCCTACCGCGTAAAAGTGGCCGAAGACAAAGAAATTACCTTCCTGGATACACCAGGTCACGAAGCCTTTACCGCCATGCGTGCCCGGGGTGCCAAGGTTACGGATATTGCCGTTATTGTGGTGGCAGCAGATGATGCCGTGATGCCACAAACAAGGGAGGCGATCAGCCACGCCCAGGCAGCCGGTGTGCCCATGATCTTTGCTATTAATAAGATTGATAAAGATGGCGCCAACCCCCAGAAAATTTATGAGCAATTATCGCAGATGAATATTTTGGTGGAAGAATGGGGCGGAAAATACCAAAGCCAGGAACTGAGCGCCAAACAGGGATTGAACGTTGACAAACTGCTGGAAAAAATATTGCTGGAAGCCGAGCTGCTGGATCTGAAAGCCAACCCGGACCGTGAAGCTACCGGTACTATTATCGAAGCTACCCTGGATAAAGGGCGCGGTTATGTGGCCACCTTACTGGTGGAAAACGGAACCCTGCGCAGCGGTGACATATTGGTGAGCGGACAGTATTTTGGCCGCGTGAAAGCGATGTTCAACGAGCGGAATAAAAAACAGGATGAGGCAGGGCCGTCTGCTCCGGCAGTTGTGCTGGGCCTGAACGGAGCGCCCCAGGCTGGTGAGAAATTCAAAGTATACGATGAAGAATCGGAGGCAAAAAGTATTGCCAACCGCCGTTCCCAGATCCTGCGTGAGCAGGGCATGCGCACCAAGAAACATATTACTCTCGATGAGATCGGTCGCCGCCTGGCATTGGGTAGCTTTAAAGAGCTGAATGTGATCATTAAGGGGGATGTGGATGGTTCCGTGGAAGCGCTGAGTGATTCGTTGCAGAAACTTTCTACTGAGGAGATCCTGGTAAATGTTATTCACAAAGGTGTGGGACAGATCAACGAAAGCGATATCGTGCTGGCGGAAGCCTCTGACGCTATCGTGATCGCCTTTAATGTTCGTCCGTCGCAGCAGGCATCCCAGTTGGCCAATAATGCGGGTATTGAAATTAAGATGTACTCGATCATCTATAACGCAATTGAAGAAGTGAAGAGCGCTATGGAGGGAATGCTGGAGCCTACGGTTAAGGAGAAGATTGTCGGTAACGTTGAAATAAGAGAAGTATTTAAATTTGATAAGGCAGTGGTTGCCGGATGTTATGTGCTGGATGGCCGTATTAAGCGGGATAACAAGATCCGCCTGATCCGCGATGGTATTGTAATTTACCCGGTTGGAGAAAACGCAACGGCTGAACTGGGCTCTTTAAAACGTTTTAAAGACGATGCGAAGGAAGTACTGACTGGCATGGAGTGCGGATTAACCATTAAGAATTATAATGATATCAAAACCGGGGATGTGGTGGAAGCCTACGAACTGGAAGAGATCAAGAGAACATTATAATATCAGACCGATTGCGAAATAGCGTGTAGTACCGGGATGACATTTCACGATTAACTTAACAATAGTAATATCCGTCATTTCGATCGCTGTATTATCCGGCAGGAATAGCTGAGCAGAGAACCGGACGCTGAATAGTGCGACGCAAGAAAGATTCATAGGATTACTGCTGCCCGGCCCATAAAGAGCAGCGAGAAACTTTTGTTAAATAATACATGGATGAACCGGGATTCTCCATGCGGGTTTATTTTTGAACTATGTTTTATATGAATAAAGGACTAAAAAGCTTTTTAACTGCTTTATCCCTCCTGTTTACTTTTATAGCTACTGCCCAGGGTCAGGCTCACAAGGCTGTTGCCGATAGAATAATCGGTGTGGTGGGCGACCGGATTATTTTGCAATCCGATATTCAATCTGCTGTGGCCGATGCCGCCAGAAACGGGGAAAAACTTCCTGAGAATGCGCCTTGTATCATTATGGAACATGCCCTGCTTCAGAAAATTCTGGCCCTGCAGGCCGAAAGAGATTCGCTCCCCTTAACGGATGAAGATGT
Proteins encoded in this region:
- the infB gene encoding translation initiation factor IF-2; its protein translation is MTEKKLPRLLQAAKEFNIGQDTLIDFLVGKGFEKDDLKPTSKLTEAMYASLQQGFHGDKAAKNISDQVELPKGLGGEGRKRRDEELAAPVATPAVEQEPAEAPEVKETIQEAPVAEVPAPQPVEETPVEETKETPEEVRPKVQGRDIEGPKIISKIDLSAIDSSTRPKRAAKKEPPAVEPQPETETPVEAPQKAAEPVAEKEVVKPEETVPPVETPVVAEQQQPEPVQLSNIQAEKIEGPKILGKIELPVDNDTRPKRDEKRKRKRIPIEKKEVKPAADTDQRRGPGHGGPRTDGRHPGQGQFGGGQHHGRGNFRDRHKPHREEKQIDEKEIQEKIRETQAKLSGGSSNKQKSMRAKARRDKRNEAAEAAEEEGIDKTLRVTEFISVSELANLMNVSFADVISKCMSLGIMVSINQRLDAEVIELVASEFGFDVAFIDMEQQMEMEEDEEEEDDESELVPRSPIVTIMGHVDHGKTSLLDYIRNANVVAGEAGGITQHIGAYRVKVAEDKEITFLDTPGHEAFTAMRARGAKVTDIAVIVVAADDAVMPQTREAISHAQAAGVPMIFAINKIDKDGANPQKIYEQLSQMNILVEEWGGKYQSQELSAKQGLNVDKLLEKILLEAELLDLKANPDREATGTIIEATLDKGRGYVATLLVENGTLRSGDILVSGQYFGRVKAMFNERNKKQDEAGPSAPAVVLGLNGAPQAGEKFKVYDEESEAKSIANRRSQILREQGMRTKKHITLDEIGRRLALGSFKELNVIIKGDVDGSVEALSDSLQKLSTEEILVNVIHKGVGQINESDIVLAEASDAIVIAFNVRPSQQASQLANNAGIEIKMYSIIYNAIEEVKSAMEGMLEPTVKEKIVGNVEIREVFKFDKAVVAGCYVLDGRIKRDNKIRLIRDGIVIYPVGENATAELGSLKRFKDDAKEVLTGMECGLTIKNYNDIKTGDVVEAYELEEIKRTL